The Streptomyces hundungensis genome contains the following window.
AGCACGCCGCGGCGTCGTTCGCCCGCATCGAGGAGGCGGGTGGCGAGGCGCTGGGCGCCATGCGGCGACTGGTACGGGTGCTGCGCGAGGGCGCCGCGGAGACCGAACCGGTGGCCGGCGTCGCCCAGATCCGCGAACTCGCCGCCCGCTTCTCCCGGGCCGGGCCCCCCGCCGTCCTGACCATCGAGCCGGGCCTGGAGGAGAGGCTGCCCGGGGACGCCGCGGCGCTCGCCCACCGGGTGGTGCGGGAGTCCCTGACCAACGTCCGCAAACACGCGGCGGACGCCAGCGCCGTACGCATCGGCATCCGCGCCACCACCGACGCCCTGGAGGTGCGGGTCGCCGACGACGGATCGAGCGGGGTCGCGCTCGCGGAACAGGCCCGCGGCGGGGGCTTCGGCCTCGCGGGCCTGACGGAGCGGGTCACCGCGATGGGGGGCGAGCTTGCGGCGGGGCCGGCGGCGGAGGGGGGGTGGCAGGTGGTGGTACGGGTGCCGCTGGATGCGGGGTGACTCGGGGGAGGGGCTGCAACTCGCCCCCCCCGAGACGGCCGGCCCGCCCGTTTCCCTCCACCCCGGCCCCCTCCCGACCCGCACCCGCGCCTCGCGCAGTTCCCCGCGCCCCTGAAACCCCGTTTTCATCTGCGGGCCGCGGGTGGCTGGCCGCGCAGTTCCCCGCGCCCCTAACCCCGCTCCACCGTGCGGACCGTGCGTGGCTGGTCGCGCAGTTCCCCGCGCCCCTGAAACCCTCTCGATCCTGCGGACCGTGCTCGCTTCTCGCGCAGTTCCTCGCGCCCCCAAGAAACCCGTTTTCGTCTGCGGGCCGTGGGTGGCTGGTCGCGCAGTTCCCCGCGCCCCTAACTACTCGGTGCTGGTCAGCACCTCAGCCTGTCATGGGGGTCCCCCCTGGCCCTTAAGGCCTTGGGGGAGATTGAGGACGAGCGCCCTTAAGGCGCGAACGGGGTCTGGGGCGGAGCCCCAGGGGCCGAACCCTTCAGCCCCCTGCACGGGTGGGTGGGTGGGAAAAAGGAGGGGCGGGGTCAGGCCGGGCCCGTTAGTTCGAGGACCCACACCTCGTTGCCCCCACCCCGCAACACCGCCCCCGGCACATACAACCCCCGCCGCGGCCCAACCCCCCAATACCGCCCCAGACAGAACCCGTTCACCCACACGAACCCCCGCCCCCACCCCGGCAGTTGAAGCCAGGCGTAGGCGTCGGCCCCGGGCACCCCCGCCGGCAGCTCCACGCACCCCCGGTGCAGCCCCACCGCCCCCGCCACCCCCGCCGGCCCGAACGGAACCCGCCCCACCGCCTCCGGGGAGGCGAAGGCATCCAGCCGCAGCCCCCGCGCCCGCACCCCGTGCAGATACTGCCGCTCGTGCAGCACCCCACCCGTGATCCCCTTCGACTCCCCGCCGCGCGGCCCGTAGTTGACCCGCCCGAGCGACTCCACCCACAGCTCGACCACCACACCCCCCGGCACGGGATCGGGCAACGCGGCATCCTCGGTGTCCAGCACCCCGGCGCGTACGCCGTCGACGTACACCGTCGCCACGTCCCGCAGCCCGAGCACCCCGAGCGGGTACGGCTGCCGGGGCGCGGGCACGTCGAGCCGATAGCGGACCAGGCCCCGGTCGACGTCCAGCTCCTCGAACGTCGGCGGCATCGGCGACTCCCGCTCCGCACCCCCCAGCACGTCCAGCACCTCACCCAGCCCCGCCCAGCCGTCCATGACGACCCCGCACGCCCCCGCAGGCCCGTCGCCGACGCCCCCGCCCCCGGAGGCCACGTACAGACCCGTCAACTCCACCGGCTCCGGCGGGAGTTCGGGCAGCGGGCGCCCCTCCTGGTACTTCGCCAGCACCTCCCGGAACCGCCAGAACTTCTCCGTCGGCCGCCCCGCCTCGTCGATCGGCGCGTCGTAGTCGTACGACGTGACCGTCGGCTCCAGCGCCCCCACATGCAGCTCACCGGCCCGGTTCGCGCCCGACCAGCCCGCGAAGTTGGTGCCGCCGTGCGCCATGTAGATGTTCACCGACGCCCCGCACGCCAGGATCTCCTCCAGCGTCGCCGCCGCGTCGCCCGCGTCCCGCGCCACATGGTCCGTACCCCAGTGGTCGAACCACCCGCACCAGAACTCCATGCACATCAGCGGCCCCGACGGCTGGTGGCGGCGCAGCACCTCGAAGGCCTCGCGCGCCCCGCTGCCGAAGTTCGCCGTGGCGAGGACACCCGGCAGTGAACCCCCGCTCAGCATGTGGTCCTCGGGCCCGTCCGAGGTGAACAGCGGCACCGTGATGCCGCACGATCGCACCAGCCCCGCCAGGTGCTCCAGATAGCTCCGGTCGGTGCCGTAACTGCCGTACTCGTTCTCCACCTGCACCATCACCACCGGACCACCCCGGTCGATCCCCCGCTCGGCGACCTGGGGGAGCAGCACCCGGAACCAGCGGTCCACGTGCTCCAGGTACTCCGCGTCACAGGTACGCGCCCGCCGCCCCAGCGGACCGGTCAGCCAGTGCGGCAGGCCCCCGTTCTCCCACTCGGCGCAGATGTAGGGCCCCGGCCGCACGATCGCCCACAGCCCGGCCGCCCGCGCCGCGTCCAGGAACCGCCCCAGCGCCCCGACGTCCTCGTACCCGCCCGGACGCGGCTCGTGCAGGTTCCACGGCACATACGTCTCGACGCAGTTCAGACCCATCGCCCGCAGCATCGCGAGCCGGTGCCCCCACTGCGACTCATGCACCCGGAAGTAGTGCAGCGCGCCCGACAGCAGACGCACCGGGCGCCCGTCGAGCAGAAAGTCCTCGTCCCCCACGGTGAACTCGCCCACCGGTCGCCCCGCCCCTCTGTCTCGGCCACTACGCCCGGCCCACTCTCGCCCCTGGCGCGCCGCCGGTCCATGGACAAAGATCGGCGCTGATTGGACACAAGGGGGACGGCCAAGAACGGAAACCGGCATGTATCACACCTGGATGCGGTATTTCACCCCCAGCCCCGCCCACCACCGGCTCGGCCTGGTCTGTCTCGGTGTGGGACTCCAGCACGGCACCCTGCCCACCGTGGGCCCCCGCACCCTCGACCACTACGTCGCCGTCGTCATCGGCGCCGGCTCCGGCTGGTTCCGCGGCGCCGACGGCCACGACGTCCCCGTCACCGCGCCCGCCCTGATCTGGCTCACCCCCGGCGTCCCCCACCACTACGGGCCCGACCCCGCCACCGGCTGGGACGAGTCGTTCGTCGACTTCGCCGGGCCCGCCGCCGCCACGTACACCGAACTCGGCTACATCGAACCCGACCGTCCCGTGGTGCCGCTCAGCGACACCGTCGGCGCCCGCGCCGCCGTCGGCCGCATCGCCAGGGCCGCCCGCCGCGGCAACCCGCTCCTGGAGGTCGAGACCGCCGCCGCCGTCCACGAACTGCTCGTCGCGCTGCGCCGCGCCCGCGCCGACGTCGCCCCCGACGGGGACCCCGTCCTCGACGCCCTGGCCCGCGACGCCTTCGAGCCCTTGTCGGTGGCCGAACACGCCGCCCGGCACGGCATGACCCCCGCCGAACTGCGCACCGCGGTGCGCCGGGGCGCCGGATGCAGCCCCAAGGACTACCTCCTCGGCATCCGCCTGGGCCGCGCCAAGGAACTCCTCGCCGCCACCGAACTGCCGGTCGCCGCCGTCGCCCGCCGCGTCGGCTACGACGACCCCGCCTACTTCTCCCGCCTGTTCACCCGCCGGGTCGGCATCGCGCCCATACGCTTCCGCGAGCAGCAGGCCCGTACCGTGCCCGGCGGCTGGAGCGACCGGATCCCGGATCCTGAACACCCCCCGATGATCGCCGGCCCCGCCACGTAAGCTCGACGACCATGAGCACGATCGACCCCTCCGTACAGGCAGAGCTGTCCCGGCTCCGCGACAGCATCGACAACATCGACGCCGCTGTCGTGCACATACTGGCGGAGCGCTTCAAATGCACCCAGCAGGTCGGCCACCTCAAGGCCGAACACCAGCTGCCCCCGGCCGACCCCTCGCGCGAAGCCGAACAGATCGCCCGGCTGCGCCGCCTCGCCGAGAGCGCCAAACTCGACCCGGCCTTCGCCGAGAAGCTCCTGAACTTCATCATCGCCGAGGTCATCAGGCACCACGAGACGATCGCCAAGTCCGCCTGACACCGAGCCCGCCCGCCGGCGCGCCGCCCCCCACCCCGCACCCCCCTCCGCCCTGTGCCCGCCCGCCCCGTTCGGGCAGCATGGCCCCATGTCCGTACTGACGCGCGACGAAGCGCAGACCCGAGCCCGACTCCTCGACGTACAGCGGTACGCCATCGACCTCGACCTCACCACCGGCGAGTCCACCTTCACCTCCCGTACCGCCATCCACTTCACCGCACGCACCGCCGGGGACACCTTCGTCGAGGTCAAACCCGCGGCCCTGCGCTCGGCCACCCTCGACGGCGCACCCCTGGACCCCGAGACGCTCACCGGCAACCGGCTCCCGCTGCGCCTGGCCGCCGGCCCCCACGAACTGCACATCGACGCCATCATGGACTACTCCCGCACCGGCGAAGGACTCCACCGCTTCACCGACCCCGCCGACGGCGAGACGTACACCTACACCCAGCTCTTCATGGAAGACGTCCAGCGCGTCTTCGCCGCCTTCGACCAGCCCGACCTCAAAGCGGCCTTCGACCTCACCGTCACCGCCCCGAACGGCTGGACGGTCCTCGCCAACGGCATCACCGCACAGCAGGACGACGGCCGCTGGAAAGCCGCCACCACCCCCCTCATCTCCACCTACCTCGTAGCGCTCGCCGCGGGCCCCTGGCACTCCATCACCACCGAACACGCCGGCCTCCCCTTCGGCCTGCACTGCCGGCGCTCACTCGCGCCCCACCTCGACGCCGACGCCGACGAACTCTTCGACATCACCCGGCAGTGCTACGACCGCTACCACGAGAAGTTCGACGAGCCCTACCCCTTCGACTCCTACGACCAGGCCTTCGTCCCCGAATTCAACGCCGGCGCCATGGAGAACCCCGGACTCGTCACCTTCCGCGACGAGTTTGTCTACCGCTCCGCCGTCACCGACACCGAACGCCAGACCCGCGCCATGGTCATCGCCCACGAAATGGCCCACATGTGGTTCGGCGACCTCGTCACCCTCCAGTGGTGGGACGACATCTGGCTGAACGAGTCCTTCGCCGAATACATGGGCTACCAGACCCTCAACGAAGTCGCCCTCGAAGGGCCCGGAGGGCGACCCCCCGGCTGGAGGGGCACCAACACCTGGGTCCAGTTCGGCATCGCCCGCAAGTCCTGGGGCTACGACGCCGACCAGCGCCCCTCCACCCACCCCGTAGCGCCCGCCCCCGACGACGTCCCCGACACCGCGTCCGCCCTGCTCAACTTCGACGGCATCTCCTACGCCAAGGGCGCCTCGGCGCTGCGCCAACTCGTCGCCTGGCTCGGCGAGAAGGACTTCCTCGCCGGCATCAACACCCACTTCACCCGGCACAAGTTCGCCAACGCCACCCTCGCCGACCTCATCGACTCCCTCGACGCCGCCACCGACCGCGACGTCCACACCTGGGCCCGGCAATGGCTCACCACCACCGGAGCCGACACCCTCACCCCCACCGTCCGCGAAGCCGACGGAGCCTGGCACCTCACCGTCACCCAGCACGGCGACCGCCCCCACCACCTCACCGTCGGCGCCTACGACCACGACCCCCACGACACCACCGCCCTGGTGCGGCGCGAACACTTCGCCCTCGACGTACCCCAGGGCGACACCGCGACCGCACGCCCCGGCCGGCGCCCCGCCCTGATCGTCCTCAACGACCAGGACCTCACCTACGCCAAGGTCCGCCTCGACGACACCTCCGCCGAAACCACCCTGCGCCGCCTGTCCGGCGTCCCCGACGCCCTCACCCGCGCCGTCCTGTGGAACACCCTGCGCGACCTGGTCCGCGACGGCGAACTCGCCCCCACCACCTACCTGGAGACCGCCCGCACCCACCTCGGCCACGAAGCCGACCTCGCCATCGTCCAAGGCGTCCTCGCCTTCGCCGCCACCCACATCGCCGACCGCTACCTCACCGGCGACCAGCGCCCCGCCGCCCTCACCCTGCTCACCGACCTCACCCGCGACCTCATCCGCCGCACCGAGGACGGCACCAACCCCGGCCTGCGCCTCACCGCCGTACGCCACTTCATCGACGCCGCCGCCCAACCCGACACCCTGCGCGGCTGGCTGGAGGAAGGCCACGTCCCCGGCGGCCCCGCACTCGACCCCGAACTGCGCTGGCGCGTCCTGACCCGCCTCGCCGTCCTCGGCGCCACCACCGAGGCCGAGATCGCCGACCACCTCGCCGCCGACCCCAGCGCCACCGGCGAAGAAGGCGCCGCCCGCTGCCGCGCCGCCCTGCCCACCCCCACCGCCAAGGAAGCCGCCTGGAGCGCCATGTTCCAGAGCGACACCCTGTCCAACTACCTGTTCACGGCCACCGCCCAAGGCTTCTGGCAGCCCGAACAGAGCGACCTCCTCCAGCCGTACGTCGCCCGCTACTACCAGGACGCCGGCCCCCTCGCCGACCGCCGCGGCCCCGCCATCGCCGAAGCCGTCGGCCGCTACGCCTTCCCGACCCCCGTCGACGCCGACGCACTCCGCCTCGGCGAGACGTTCCTCGCCCGGACCGACCTGCTGCCCGCGCTGCGCCGCAAACTCATCGACCAGGTCGACGACCTGCGCAGGGCCCTGAACGTACGCGGCTGAACCCCGGCGGCGCCCCGCCGCGCACCCCCACCCCGGCCGAACGCAGCTGAACTCGGCGCGCCGCACAGCGAGTTGGGCGCCCGGCTCGCACCGGCTGAACTCGGCGCGCCGCACGGCGAGTTGGGCTCCCGGCCCGCACGGCCATAGCAGCAACCACCCACCCCAACTCGTCCCCACCGCACGGCAGTACCACTTTCGGGTTGCGATCGTTGTGCACAGCGGCTTCACCGACCCCCACGGGACCACGCTGGTGAAGTCGCTGCCCGCACCCCCGAAGGAACCCCATGCACAGCCCGCCCCTCGCCGGAGGCACCGCAGGACCCGCCGCCCTGCGCCCCCTGCTCGACGTCGTCCTCGACGCCCTCCACGACGGGGCGAAAACCCGCGGCGGCCCGCTGCCCCGAGGCGGCCCCCAAGCGGTCGCCCAGCGCGTACGCGCCGCCGCCCCCAGCATCCTCCCGGCCCACGGCACCGGCGCCGAAGAAGCCCTCACCACCCTCGTACGCACCCTCGCCGAAGGCGCCGCCGACCCCGCCGAACCCCACTGCGCCGCCCACCTCCACACCCCGCCCCTCGCCGTCGCCACCGCCGCCGACCTCGCCGCCGCCGCCCTCAACCCCTCCCTGGACTCCTGGGACCAGGCCCCCGCCGCCTCCACCCTCGAAACCCTCGTCACCCAGACCATCGCCCACGAGATCTGGCCCCACGGCGACGCCCTCGTCACCACCGGCGGCACCGAATCCAACCAGCTCGCCCTGCTCCTCGCCCGCGAACACCACGGCCCTGTCCAGATCGTGTGCGGCGCCCACACCCACCACTCCATCCACCGCGCCGCCTGGCTCCTCGGCCTGCCCCGACCCGTCACCGTCCCCGCCCCCACCGGCACCACCGACCTCACCGCCCTCGACGACACCCTCACCCGCCTCCACCCCCACCCCCTCCTCGTCGTCGCCACCGCCGGCACCACCGACACCGGCGCCATCGACCCCCTGCCCGCCATCGCCGACCTGTGCGCCACCCACCACGCCGCACTCCACGTCGACGCCGCCTACGGCGGACCCCTCCTGTTCAGCGACCGCCACCGCCCCCGCCTCACCGGCCTCGAACGCGCCCACACCGTCACCCTCGACCTGCACAAACTCGGCTGGCAACCAGTAGCCGCAGGCCTCCTCGCCGTCGCCGACCCCCACCACCTCACCCCCCTCACCCACACCGCCGACTACCTCAACGCCGACGACGACACCGAAGCGGGCCTCCCCGACCTCCTCGGCCGCTCCCTGCGCACCACCCGCCGCCCCGACGCCCTCAAAATCGCCGTCACCCTGCGCGCACTCGGCCGCGACGGGCTCGCCCACCTCATCGACCGCGTCTGCGCAAGCGCCCACCACCTCGCCCAACTCATCGACGAAGAACCCCAGTTGGAGCTCTACCGCCACCCCGACATCTCCACCGTCCTGTTCCGCCCCCGCGACGCCGACGACGACACCGTCGCCCACATCCGCCGCACCCTGCTCACCCACGGCACCGCCGTCCTCGGCCGCGCCCGCGCCGACGGCCGCCTCTGGCTCAAAGCCACCCTCCTCAACCCCCACCTCACCCCCCACGACCTCCACACCCTCCTCGCCACCACCCTCAACGCCCGCACCCCACCACCCCCCACGAAAGGCACCCCCCGATGACCCCCACCACCGCCGAAGACCAACCCCACGACCTCGTCGGCATCGGCATCGGCCCCTTCAACCTCTCCCTCGCCGCCCTCGCCCACGGCGTACCCGGCGGACTCGACACCGCCTTCTACGAACAACGCCCCGCCTTCCACTGGCACCCCGGCCTCCTCATCGAAGGCGCCACCCTCCAAGTCCCCTACCTCGCCGACCTCGTCACCCTCGCCGACCCCACCAGCCCCTGGACCTTCCTCAACTACCTCAAGCACCGCGAACGGCTCTTCCCGTTCTACTTCGCCGAAAAATTCCACATCCAGCGCACCGAATACGACGCCTACTGCCGCTGGGTCAGCGAAAACCTCACCGACCTCCACTTCTCCCACCAGGTCGACGCCGTCCGCTGGAACCCCGAACGCGCCCTGTTCGAGATCGACTTCACCCAACTCGACCTCCACGGCGAAGCCGAAGCACTCGGCCGCTCCTACACCCGCCACCTCACCATCGGCGTCGGCACCGAGCCCCACATCCCCGAACCCCTCCACCCCCTCGCCGACGCCCCCGCCGTCCCCGTCATCCACTCCGCCGACTACCTCGACCACCGCCCCCGCCTGCTGAGCGCCGGCCACATCACCGTCATCGGCTCGGGCCAGTCAGGCGCCGAAGTCTTCCTCGACCTCCTGCGCAACCGCCCCGCAGGCGCCGAGAAGATCACCTGGCTCACCCGCACCGAAGCGTTCGCGCCCATGGAGTACTCCAAACTCGGCCTCGAACACTTCACCCCCGACTACACCCGCTACTTCCACGCCCTCACCGAGCCCGTACGCGACCAACTCCTGCCCCGCCAATGGCAACTCCACAAGGGCATCGACGCCGACACCATCGCCGCCATCCACGACGAGCTCTACCGCCGCACCCAGCACGGCGGCTGGCCCGACGTCACCATGACCCCCGGCGTCCGCGTCCGCACCGCCGGCCGCGTCGCCACCACCAAAGTCGAACTCCACCTCGAACACATCCAACAAGGCGTACGCGAACGCCTCACCACCGACGCCGTCGTCCTCGCCACCGGCTACCGCGAACGCCCCCTCGGCCGCATGCTCGCCGGCCTCGACCCCTACATGCGCTACGACAGCGCCCAACGCCCCCGCATCGACCGCGACTTCAGGCTCGTCCTCGACGCCTCCGTCACCGGCCACGTCTACGTACAGAACGCCGAACAACACACCCACGGCGTCGGCGCCCCCGACCTCGGCCTCGCCGCCTGGCGCAGCGCCACCATCCTCAACTCCCTCACCGGCAAAGAGCCCTACCCCCAGCCCACTCGCACCGCCTTCACCACCTTCGGCCTGGACAGAAAAAACCAGGCCCACCCGGTCCGACAACCGGAGGGCCTGGTACCACTCGTCGAACAACCATGAAGCCGAGCAGACGCCCGATCAGAACACCGGCACACCGTTCTGCGTCAGCTTCCACTCCACCGAAGCGAACTCCTTCTGGTCGATGACACCCTTCGCCTTCACCCACGCGATCATCGTGTTACGGATCTCGTCGGAGTTCGCCCACAGCTGCTTGGCGGCCGCCACCCCCGGGAAATTACCGCCACCATTGGCCCGGTAGTTGTTCACCGCCAGCA
Protein-coding sequences here:
- a CDS encoding helix-turn-helix domain-containing protein; its protein translation is MYHTWMRYFTPSPAHHRLGLVCLGVGLQHGTLPTVGPRTLDHYVAVVIGAGSGWFRGADGHDVPVTAPALIWLTPGVPHHYGPDPATGWDESFVDFAGPAAATYTELGYIEPDRPVVPLSDTVGARAAVGRIARAARRGNPLLEVETAAAVHELLVALRRARADVAPDGDPVLDALARDAFEPLSVAEHAARHGMTPAELRTAVRRGAGCSPKDYLLGIRLGRAKELLAATELPVAAVARRVGYDDPAYFSRLFTRRVGIAPIRFREQQARTVPGGWSDRIPDPEHPPMIAGPAT
- a CDS encoding pyridoxal phosphate-dependent decarboxylase family protein, which encodes MHSPPLAGGTAGPAALRPLLDVVLDALHDGAKTRGGPLPRGGPQAVAQRVRAAAPSILPAHGTGAEEALTTLVRTLAEGAADPAEPHCAAHLHTPPLAVATAADLAAAALNPSLDSWDQAPAASTLETLVTQTIAHEIWPHGDALVTTGGTESNQLALLLAREHHGPVQIVCGAHTHHSIHRAAWLLGLPRPVTVPAPTGTTDLTALDDTLTRLHPHPLLVVATAGTTDTGAIDPLPAIADLCATHHAALHVDAAYGGPLLFSDRHRPRLTGLERAHTVTLDLHKLGWQPVAAGLLAVADPHHLTPLTHTADYLNADDDTEAGLPDLLGRSLRTTRRPDALKIAVTLRALGRDGLAHLIDRVCASAHHLAQLIDEEPQLELYRHPDISTVLFRPRDADDDTVAHIRRTLLTHGTAVLGRARADGRLWLKATLLNPHLTPHDLHTLLATTLNARTPPPPTKGTPR
- a CDS encoding glycoside hydrolase family 35 protein translates to MGEFTVGDEDFLLDGRPVRLLSGALHYFRVHESQWGHRLAMLRAMGLNCVETYVPWNLHEPRPGGYEDVGALGRFLDAARAAGLWAIVRPGPYICAEWENGGLPHWLTGPLGRRARTCDAEYLEHVDRWFRVLLPQVAERGIDRGGPVVMVQVENEYGSYGTDRSYLEHLAGLVRSCGITVPLFTSDGPEDHMLSGGSLPGVLATANFGSGAREAFEVLRRHQPSGPLMCMEFWCGWFDHWGTDHVARDAGDAAATLEEILACGASVNIYMAHGGTNFAGWSGANRAGELHVGALEPTVTSYDYDAPIDEAGRPTEKFWRFREVLAKYQEGRPLPELPPEPVELTGLYVASGGGGVGDGPAGACGVVMDGWAGLGEVLDVLGGAERESPMPPTFEELDVDRGLVRYRLDVPAPRQPYPLGVLGLRDVATVYVDGVRAGVLDTEDAALPDPVPGGVVVELWVESLGRVNYGPRGGESKGITGGVLHERQYLHGVRARGLRLDAFASPEAVGRVPFGPAGVAGAVGLHRGCVELPAGVPGADAYAWLQLPGWGRGFVWVNGFCLGRYWGVGPRRGLYVPGAVLRGGGNEVWVLELTGPA
- a CDS encoding lysine N(6)-hydroxylase/L-ornithine N(5)-oxygenase family protein, yielding MTPTTAEDQPHDLVGIGIGPFNLSLAALAHGVPGGLDTAFYEQRPAFHWHPGLLIEGATLQVPYLADLVTLADPTSPWTFLNYLKHRERLFPFYFAEKFHIQRTEYDAYCRWVSENLTDLHFSHQVDAVRWNPERALFEIDFTQLDLHGEAEALGRSYTRHLTIGVGTEPHIPEPLHPLADAPAVPVIHSADYLDHRPRLLSAGHITVIGSGQSGAEVFLDLLRNRPAGAEKITWLTRTEAFAPMEYSKLGLEHFTPDYTRYFHALTEPVRDQLLPRQWQLHKGIDADTIAAIHDELYRRTQHGGWPDVTMTPGVRVRTAGRVATTKVELHLEHIQQGVRERLTTDAVVLATGYRERPLGRMLAGLDPYMRYDSAQRPRIDRDFRLVLDASVTGHVYVQNAEQHTHGVGAPDLGLAAWRSATILNSLTGKEPYPQPTRTAFTTFGLDRKNQAHPVRQPEGLVPLVEQP
- a CDS encoding chorismate mutase — protein: MSTIDPSVQAELSRLRDSIDNIDAAVVHILAERFKCTQQVGHLKAEHQLPPADPSREAEQIARLRRLAESAKLDPAFAEKLLNFIIAEVIRHHETIAKSA
- the pepN gene encoding aminopeptidase N is translated as MSVLTRDEAQTRARLLDVQRYAIDLDLTTGESTFTSRTAIHFTARTAGDTFVEVKPAALRSATLDGAPLDPETLTGNRLPLRLAAGPHELHIDAIMDYSRTGEGLHRFTDPADGETYTYTQLFMEDVQRVFAAFDQPDLKAAFDLTVTAPNGWTVLANGITAQQDDGRWKAATTPLISTYLVALAAGPWHSITTEHAGLPFGLHCRRSLAPHLDADADELFDITRQCYDRYHEKFDEPYPFDSYDQAFVPEFNAGAMENPGLVTFRDEFVYRSAVTDTERQTRAMVIAHEMAHMWFGDLVTLQWWDDIWLNESFAEYMGYQTLNEVALEGPGGRPPGWRGTNTWVQFGIARKSWGYDADQRPSTHPVAPAPDDVPDTASALLNFDGISYAKGASALRQLVAWLGEKDFLAGINTHFTRHKFANATLADLIDSLDAATDRDVHTWARQWLTTTGADTLTPTVREADGAWHLTVTQHGDRPHHLTVGAYDHDPHDTTALVRREHFALDVPQGDTATARPGRRPALIVLNDQDLTYAKVRLDDTSAETTLRRLSGVPDALTRAVLWNTLRDLVRDGELAPTTYLETARTHLGHEADLAIVQGVLAFAATHIADRYLTGDQRPAALTLLTDLTRDLIRRTEDGTNPGLRLTAVRHFIDAAAQPDTLRGWLEEGHVPGGPALDPELRWRVLTRLAVLGATTEAEIADHLAADPSATGEEGAARCRAALPTPTAKEAAWSAMFQSDTLSNYLFTATAQGFWQPEQSDLLQPYVARYYQDAGPLADRRGPAIAEAVGRYAFPTPVDADALRLGETFLARTDLLPALRRKLIDQVDDLRRALNVRG